CAGCTGAAACGTTCCGTTGCCCGCAGGTACTTGGACGAGGACAGccaccctcgccttctccgtgtAGCCTTCCTGCCAAGGCGCGGCACTGGGCCGACACGCTGCAGAGCCTGACGGCACAAGCCACGGCTCGAGCTGCCGTGCTGGTGGAAGTCTCTGATCGCAGGAATGGGGGGCGTCCGTCAACGAATCCCCTCCGCTCTTTGTGCATGGCACTGGCTCAATCACGCCCACCCcctgcggcgccaccacgtGGGggaacagcgccagcgccaacTACGGGAAGCCTCTTGAGCACATTCatgccacagcagccacagccaccgtGGGTGTGACAACGTACGCGCACAACAGAGACCTACTCGAAGAGGCCGACCCGCCGCCCCTGGACTCCGTAGTGCTTCTGCGCCACACCCGCCTGTGCCCCTCCGCAATCATGCGGGGAGGCTGCGTTGCACATTGGGCGCGGGAGGTGTGCACGGCGGATGGTGTCGCCACGACGCCTCGGCAGCTCTCACACGGGTGTGCAGGCATCAGCTCCTTCAGTGCACCGCACACCCGCACCTCCTTCATATGAAGTCGTCGCGTGTACTTCAGCGCATCGCTCCTGGGAAGGACTGCGGGCGGACTCCCTAGGCGAGGGAAAACCTTTAGCATGCGTGCCGCAGCCTTCCCGTGTAGCGTAGTCCCCTCGCTCGCGGTGgacaggcgctgcggcacgaAGCGACATCAAGTCAGGGGCGGCCGTGGCGCTCTCACAGGTGCAGTAACAAGTGGCGGCAGCCCCTTTGCTTGTGGCTGTCGCGCCGAGCGTGAGGCAATGGAGCTGAGGTCCGACCGGCTGCAAGGATGCCTGGATCACCTAGGGTGCAGAAAAGCACGTGTCTGCTGTTGCCACGGACTCGCGGTCCCTCCTCATGGCGCTACCGGCCCGTCGCAGGCGCCTCCTcattttcgtttctctttggCCACTGGGAGCTACACCCCCACGACGCAGTTGACAAACTTGCCGAATCGGCAATGGCAGTGGCGCCGACACCAACTGCATGGACTACGGGTCTGGCCGCCGCTCTGCGACTCGCTGAGAGAAGGCCTCCTTGGCGGCAGCACTTCCACGCTAGAAGGACAAGGACGCTGGGCTTACGAGGCGACAGAAGGCCACCCTCACCCAGCTCTGCTCAGGCATCTGGCTATACCTCGGGTTCCCGCAGCGGGGGCAGAgtgacagcgacagcatGATGCGCAGATGACGTGCTGCACGCTGCTCCGCTAGCGCCGTGACGCCCCAGATCACACCACTGGGCCCGCCACACCCCAGGGGGAGGAACCCCCACGCCATGCCACGGGatgccgcggcggaggcaggcGAGGTGTGGCCGCGTTTGCGCATGCCAGCAGACTGGTGCGTGGCTAAGGTGCACGttgaaaggaaaaaaacgTCTCTGCTCTACACAGTCTGCCATAGGCCCGCCGCTTGGTGCAAAGCAGTAGGAGGCACTTACAGCAATACGTCGACGCAGTCACTGGAGCGGACTTCCTGCCTCAAACTCtacccaccaccgcctcgcagctgcacccCTAGTCCTGGTGGTGAAGTGGACCTGCTTCGATGgggcgcaggctccccaccccaGTCGGCAGTGAGGGTCGGGTGAAGTGCATTCGAGTAGCACTGACAGCATGCCTACCATATAAATCGGTCAAGTGTGCTCAacgtcgcaggtcgctccgacgcaacgccgtGCAAGACCCGACCCCTGACGCCAAGAGCGATACATTGCCCTGACCCTCCCCCTGCGTCGTGGGTGCTTGAcacactgccgccaccagaGGCGGCTCGGCGTTGGCAGGCATAGGAGGGCTTGCCTGGCTTCCGTACCCAGAGTACGTACTTGGTCATGATAACACGCTGGGGTGCTCTTCGTAATCACGGGCGCTGGGGTCGAGGCGggaataataataaaaagcTGTGCGGCGTAGGTGGCGTGCAGTCTTTCTCAGAATAAGCAAACACCGTCGAGACCTTGCCATTGTCTACTTCAGGGAGGAATGGGCACGGGTATCGGAATCGTTAACGGCACCGGCGGCTGTGGCTGGattggcggtggcgtggcCAGCTTTGACGTGGCCATCGGGGGTGGTGAGGGTGCAGCGCTTGGCGGCGtcagcggcgtcggtgcCGCGAGCGGTGGAGGCACCAAAGACAGGTGCTGAGGACTGAGCGCCGGTGGACCGCCAGTGGCGAGTACTGGCTGCGGCGTAAAGGCGGAAGCAGTCATGCCGTACACGGTCGTGCTCTGCGACCCGGGGTGGAGTGAGTCTCGCGGAGGGGCGGCTGTAGAGAGCTGAAAGTTGTTTGCTTGGTTTATGTGCGACACACGCGGCACCAGCGGATTCGCCTGCGACAGGGCAGTTGGCTCGCCGAGGGAGTCCATGGGGTTGAAGGGTGAAAGCCACATTTGCGACCCGACTGGGGTCGGAAGTGACATTGCTGTCTGCTCAgccggcggcgcggcgacggtgtagggcggcggcggtgttggtggtgagGGTGACGTTTGCTTCCTTGGTGTTGTTGCAGCCGGCGTGGCGtaggacggcggcggtggcaggggcTGGGCCGGGGCGCTCGGCGTAGGTGTCGCCGCCAGCGACGACTGCCCAGCTGGCAGCGGATTCGTCGGGGCGGCCACGATTGTCGGCGCCCGTGGCTGCGACGCGGGTGTCGCCGGTCGATTCAAGGAGGAGGATAAGCAAGATGAGGACAAACTGCTAGTGCTCGTGCCACGGCTGTTGCTGAAGGACGAGTaagaggtgctgctgaagctctTGGCGGCACCACTGAGCTTGTGAGCGCCTagatgcgccgctgcagcttgtGGTGCGCTCCGCGAGTTTGCTTTACGCTGCTTCTGGTCTTTTTTCTGTACGACAGGCCTTGGCGCAGCAGACAGCGCAGCCGTGCTGAGCGTTCCATCTACGCAAGATTGGACGAGAATGCTGATTTGCTTCGTGAGGTGCTGAATCTCGTGCCCGAGCTCGTCGCAGTACGCGACGTGCTGTACGGGGATCGACGACAGCGGTGTGTCGAGCACCGCGCGGTAGGCAACGGTCATGTAGGACAGGTTCGTGCCCAAGCACTGCAGTTGGTAGAGCACGTCGTACTGCAAGTAATGGCCTATGGAGTCTTCAGCGGGAAGCGGCAGCTTGTTCACTGGGTTGCGCATTTGCCGTGCCATGTCTTTCACCACACGACTCGCTCCGATGCGTGGCGTGGCGGGGCTGTTGTCCACAAGCTGATTCACCACCTGTAAAACAATGTTTGCCACCTTCACAATCGACGCCACATGATGGTCGATCGACTTGGTCAGCCTGGAGGTGCTGAGGGCGTCACTCTTGTCTGGTCCCTTGAGTGGCGTGCGCGTCAACACGTCGTGCTcacggtgcagcgctgccgcgacgGTTTCGCTGAGGGATTGCAACTGATACGCCACGTCGTACTGCAGGAGATGAAGCAGACTTCCCTTTTCGGCGGTGTTGGCAGACACGCACCGCGACGGCTGGCCACGATCACTAGCACTGGCACGCGTCACCGTCACCTCGTGCCCGCGTGACGTGTCCTGCACCCCGTCCCAGCGAGTAGCCTGGCTTGGGCGGCGATGCCGGTCACTTTCACCAACTACTACACGCACAATGTACGGCTTGCCCTGGTCGGCGCTTGTTCCTCTGCTGGGCTCTAGGGCGCTGGCAGGGGGTGCAGcgaccggcagcggcgtcactgATGCCTGTGGAGCTGGCATGGAGATGGGAACTGGCGCTGTGGACGGTGGGTCCTGCAAGAGCACCCGGCAGCTCATATCGGCGTAGCCCACCGCCCCTCCGGCAGCGTTGCTGATGACGTAGTTGGCGTAGGTGCGCAGGGAGagttgtgcagctgcgccgggCTGCGGCACCAGTAAACACGGGCACGACCACCGTGCACCGCCCGCTACTGCCCCTTCATTTACACTGACCAACTGACACTGGCACATGGCAGGAAAGTTCGCGGCAGCCTGCTCACTGCACATTCGAAAGTCGGCCTTGTGGCAGACGTTGTACGTCACGGTGTCGCCAACAGCGTAGCCTTGTGGGTGTATCATTATGGGAGGGAAATTGAGGAAGCGCACCTCCACAGCAATCATTGACGAGGCGCTGGCAATGAGTGGGTTGAGCCCGGACACCCGCTTTACGGCCACCTCGAGGCGATAGGAATTCATCCGGCTGAGGTGCTCTAGCTCTGCGGCGATTGACGGTAAGCAACAGAAAAGAGTTTAGGCCACGCTATGCAGTCTTCTGCATAGCGTGTCGCTTGCCTTCGCCGATTCAGGCTGCGAGAGCTGCTTGAAGGGGGTCGTTCTGTCCTTCTTGCGAATTTCTCAGCGGCGGGACACACGCCTACGTGACTTACGCGCGCACCACAGTCAACGGCAAGCACGCAGCACACTACGGCGGTCTAGGGTGGAGCTCTTCTGCGTCTCCTGTCCCCCGATGAGCGGTGTGAGGGAGTTGCAGGCgagtagagggagaggaaaagggtgAGGTATCGCAGCGCACACGTAGAGGTGAGAGGGGGCTAGCAAAGACCTACCGAGAAGCCACTACGCAgggtaaagagagaggggcggaggAGTGGTCAGTGAAGAGGACCGGCAAGCGCATGCAGGGTGCTCTCGTGAGACATTCGTGTGGCTGCGTATGGTCGTGCACATCTGTACGCTTATATCAAACCAGGCCATCCAGAGCGCCtcgtctcccctctcctcatcctctcccTGTCGAGAAGCTGGGGACTAGTCAACGAGCAGGGCCAACAATACTCTCGTCATTGGAGCTATTTTTCTttactgtgtgtgtgcgcgcacccCCAGACACACGCATTAAGGCGTGCCACGGAGGATACCACGAGCGCAGCAGACCCAGCGGGGACATCGAGTGGGCTATGAGGtcaaggaagagaagaagatgcgGTCGCACTACTGGTAgttccccccctttccggATGACTGTTTGAGGATGGCGGCTACGTGTGGCAGTGAAGACGGAAAAAGCTGAACGTGCCTCAcagcgagaggaaggagggaaagagacgaGGGGCAGAAGCAGACTTTTCACCGCGAGATCGGCATGGTCCTCAATCAACGCATACAACAGTGGCAGGGCCCCGTCTCTCCCCTTGCACGTGCGcctagtgtgtgtgtgtgtgcgtgtgtgggtgggtgatgCGGTAGCAATGGCCTTTGTCGGCACGACACATGCACCCCCAAAGACCCAGCACAGAGGACTCCGCGGCCTTGTGCATTTACGCATCCTcatctccaccgccacctttCTTGAACTTGCCGATGCCGTAGACCTTCTCCATGAGGTGATGTGTCCGCACACGACCGCCCGGCTTGTTCTGCGCCATCATCTCAGGCGACTGCTGCAGGGTTTCAAGAGAGGGTGTGATCATGCGATCGCGGAGGCGGCCTCTATTCTCCGCCACCTCACCGCGCTTCGTCGCCCCGGCGGTACTACCCTCGTCCTTCAGCGCCTTGGCCGTTgccttcgccaccgccgcgtcctgctgctcctgtaAGGCGTGCATCCTGTCCGTCTTCGACTTGCGGCGCTTCATCGGCGTCGTACCGCCAGCGCTCGGGGACgtggcgccatcgccgtcgaaGCGTGGGCGGCGGAAGATGGCTTTGGACCCTGTCTTTCCACGGTCGATGTACGCCCGTCGACTCACCTCCCGCTCCTCATCCGTTTCCTCCATGCTACGCGCCACCTTGCGTGAGTCAAACCTCGCGCTCTCGCTGCGGTCCATGTCCGTCATCGACTCCGACCAGGCGTCGCCATCCTCGGGGCGAATGCgcaactcctcctcctgggcCGACGCcatcatctgcagcagcttctcttctgcgacggcggtgccctCTGGCGGCTCGTATAtggtggcaccgccgtctgGGTTCTCCGTAGCGTGGTTCGTCATTAGATTCGCAGGCACCTGCGCAATGTTTCCATCCCTGTCTTCTAGCATGGGCATCTGGCCAGCAAAGTTGAGCGGGTACGGCGCCTTCGACCCCACAGTGTACTTGTCCAGCTCCCGTTCGATGTGCTCCTGAATGCTGGCCTGGGAGATGTAGTTGATGCGGGCCATGTACTGCAGGCGCTCGCTCGCGCGCTCGTACCAGTAGAAGAACTGCCGCTCGTGGAACTCACGCAGCAAATCGAGgtgcttcttcttcagcgcctgGCGACCCTGTGCCAGCTGCTGTGACTCGCGACGCTTGCGCTCCTGGGCCTGCATCTCGTGCTCccactgcgccagctgcgcagATTTGGTGATGTTGTACTTGTAAATATACTCGTCAGCGTTGACGCGGAACGACTCGAGCCACTGCCGCTTGTACACCTTTCGCAGATGCTCGAACTGAGCTTCGTGAACGTTGCGCCAGAGCTCGTTCTGCTTCCACATCCAGTGGCGGTATGGTGTGAGAAAGCCGGTCATGCGGCGCCCGTGCTCCGACTTGGAGGGGAGATTGTAGTAGGGACGCATCTGGCGCCGCACCACCCCGCTGAAGTGCATCATGGTGCTAGTAAACGAGAATACGCTGTGATGCTACCTCCACAATCCTTCAACGGTGTGCCGCCAACCGTTTAGCTGTGGGCAGCCTCTGCTCCACAGGGGGTGAAAGAAGGAGGCACagtgagaagaagagagacacacatagCCGCTGCGTCAGAGAGGAGGGTACGCGCCTTGGATGGAAGCAGAGGCACGGCCTGGCAGGGCACCTCGCCTAAGAGCTACCAAAAGAAGCGTCCGAAGAAACGTTCTTCACAACACCGGCGGCGTACAGGCGTGTCTgtggtgagagaggcgaagagagagggaatggGGGGGTGACGTGTGCGATTCCAACAGAGGCCTTCAAAGGGTCAACAGCGAGGCCATCCAGAGCGCAGAAGACAGCAAAACAGGAGCGCattgcgctgcttctcactTGCACAATAGGGAAAGGCCGCGCCCCAAACAGGGGCTAACTCACCTTGGAAGCACAGCAACAGGAAGGGAGAGTGTCGAGAGAAAAAGGacagtgcacacacacacacacactgaaTGACACGTTCACCAGCGCAcatcgctgcttctcctcatttccccctttcacccCCCAACAAGTAAACTATCACAGCATGCACTGTACTACCCGAAACTAGCAGCGAAGAAAACAATGCGCGCCATCATCTCTAATAGCCGACAAATCTATCGGGCGACTCACGTGAATCTGCACGTGCAGGTATCCGTGTCACAAGTCGCCGCGTCAGgtctgccgccgccctttCCAGCATGGTGCCGGTCACTCCAATCGTTGTCACCAACTCTACGAGGTAGCGAGCGCTATCCGTGGtaggccgcggcagcggcaacatcCTAGTGCCGAGCTGGTTGATGGGCAGTTCTGGCTCCAAGATGAGGGCCTCCGTCTCACGGCTGTACTCCACCGCCGTATCCGGCTCTACGCGCTCCGACTGCTGCACGAGAATGTCGACGTAGACGGTGGCCTGCCGCACCGTGTTCCAGCGCTGGATTagtcgcttcttctccaacGCCTCCGGGTTGATCGTCTCCTGGCGAGCGTCGGCAGCTCCTGTGGTGTCGCTGTTGCCCTGGCCACCGGCGGCTCCACCGTACGGGTTATGGTAGAATGCTTctgcctctcgctgctcctcgctcagctctggcgcggcgctcgacgactgcgctgcagctgcgagaCTAGCTGCATCTGATGCTCTCAGGTCAGCCGACGGACCGCAGGTGGTTCCGCCTGCCGTCCACGCAGCTGGCCGGTTGGGTGTCTCACTTGGATTGACAATGGGCTCTGGATTTCCCCTGCTGAGGCTGCTCCCTAtcacgctgctgttgcgtAGGGCGAGGTAGCACGCGTCACAGACGCGCTCTGGTTCCGTTATGCCCCGCATCGGAATGGCAGCGCGATGCCGCGAGCAGCCGCCACATAGTACGTAGCCGCAGttgcggcagtggtggcggcgaaggGTGGTGGAAAagacgcagccgcagccatTGCAGGTCGGtgcgtcctcgtcctcctgcCAGTACCCCTTTGACTGCTTCTCCCCCATGGCAACTGGGGTGCTAGGTTAGGTGTTGTGGTGCGCTTGCGTGGCGTGAAAagcgaggtggagaggggcaACACTGGCCAACAGGAGAATTCTCGGGGTATCGAAGCAGTTTGACGCACCAGTGGAAAGGCGGCCACTAGCACAGACGCGTCGCTCGGCGTGCTTGTCAGGTCTTTTGATAAGCTTGATGGTGAATGAGCTTCGCGCAGAACCAGCATCAACGCCGCAAGCAGAGACGCATGTGCTCTAGAAGGTGACCGGCCTAAATGGCCCTTGGTGTGCCGCAATGCAGGAGGaaaaagcggaggaggaggaggaggggtgaagtACGAGGCCGTTGATGTTATGACGTGTGTAGCACTAGGGACGGGGGTTGCGCAGGTATCCTCTATCAGCCGCCGTCCCACTTCCCATTATGGCGGTTCCGTCTGCGCGTGGGGGACTCGACATTGCCGTGGGCGCGACCTGACCAAACGAGCAGGCGTTCGGGAGTACAAGCACTCCGCTGCGCCGACCCTCACGTAACCGACGCATGTGCGCGTATGGAGCGGGTGTGCATTCTTCTTTTGCCTGTTGGTACGCTCTGAGAGTGATGCGCCCCGCCACGAGCACTCGCATACCTGCAGGGATATCATCAACCGTGACAGCTGAAATCACAACTGAAAACACCTGGCCAATAAAGGGAAAGCAGGAAGCATTCACGGCGCCACGCCCCTACTCCCCcgagagcaaaagaaaaaaggacgGGGACTAAAGCGAgccagaaagagagagggggggggagagacgacAAAGGCAAAACACCccgtctgtctgtgtgtgtgtgtgtgtggggggggggggggggggggcgcggcACCCTgggcaaaacaaaaaacgaAACAAGAGGGAATGGAATCCGCCGCTTTCATGGCCTTGCGAAGCGGCAACAACGCACCGATGGGTGGTTGAGTAccgaagaagggggaggtgagCGCTGGGGCCGGGCGGGATCTCTTCTGTATCGCAGCATCATAGTAATTCGATCGTTAATGGAAGGGAGTGTGccgtgcagcggcggggaagcaagagaaagagagtacCTCCTACAGTGCTGTTCTATtaggggaaaagggaaaggcaagcaagcaagcacccacacactcatCTCTTTCCTTCGGCGTCGGATGCTTGACCGCCGTCGTCCCTTCTGATATTTGAAGTGACGCAACGCAGCAACAAAGGtgaagtgggggggggaagatGAGCGGGTGGCCAGCCCTGTACAACTGGACGCCTCAGTGGcaacagccacagcagccgcgtaAGAAATACTCGACGTGCGGGGTGTTTTTCCAGCGGGTGCCTCCTGCCGTCACAGCTCGGTCGCCTCGCGGCGTCGTGGGGTGCCAACAGAGAAGCGCTCCGCAGGAAGAGGCGACGCACAGAAACGCACGAGAAGGGacggacagagagagaaccgAAGTAATCCAATGCGGTTGAGGCTGCGACAGAGGGTGTGATGCAGAGAAGTGAGCCACTGTCCTTTCCTGCCGCTctccgcacacacgctgTAGCATCGCTGCGTGCCACAAGCAATTGCCCTTCCCTCCATCTGCTCATTGCAGagttcgtttttttctccgttTGCTGGTACTCTTGGGCATGTTAGTACGGGTAGCCACGCAGGTCCATGGTGAGCACCTTGgagctctccctctccttgtcCTTCATGACGCCCAGCAGCATATCTGCCATGTGGTAAAGCTGCTCCTTCAGCGAGACTACGACGAGCTGACACAACTGAGAGTTCTTACGGAGGTAGCTCGCAAGCTTCTCGACGTTGCCGGCGTCTAGCGCCGCGTCCACCTCGTCCAGCACAAAGAAGGGCGTCGGAGAGACTTCGTGAATCGCAAAGAgaagcgccagcgccgccatggtGCGCTCGCCGCCggagagcagcgccatcgGCATGAAGCGCTTGAGAGGCGGCGTGGCGTGGTAGGTGGTGCCACCCAGGTACGGCTCCTCCACATTCTCCAGGCTAAGGTACGCCGAGCCGTGCACTGCATGGGCGCGGGTGCCCATGGTAATCTCGCGGTACACCCTGTCCACTGTGGCTGCAACCTTTTCGTATATTTCCATGAAGCGCGCCGTGCGCTGCTCCTTGACACGGGTGAACTCCCTGCTTGCCACACGGGCCGCATCACGGGCCTCCTCGAGCAGCGTCGACGACGTGCCCAGACGATCCTCCGATGCCACGGCGCGCGAGGCGGCCTTCATATTTGGCGCCAGCGACTCCATCTCCGCGGCAAGTGCCTCCAACTGCACCTGAGTGCGGTGGCTGTATGCGGAAAACTGAGCTCGGTCCTCTGCTACCACCCGCTGTGCTTCCGTGAGCGAGGAGAAGTTGATACACATGGCCGTCTCTGAGTCgagggtggggaagagggcaggAGGGGATGCGGTGCTCGTCCCTCTGCGTACGCCGCTCTGGCTCGCTCCGCCTTCGACAAGCAGTGTGAACGGTTCGGAGAGGAGAACATGCGTGTGACTCCCTGCGGCGCTGGACCTTTGGCGGGATGGCGGCGCAGAAAGCCCGGAGAGGGCACGGGTGGCTGTGTCCGTATCTTCGCCCTGAGCGTGCTTCGCTCCGCTGCTGGGCGCCGGCTTCAGTGGAATACCGATTTCGTCCATCTGGCAGCGACGCACCAGGTTCAGCCGACGCAAACGCAGAGAGTCGCAGGTGATCTGAATGCCGGTGACGATCTTCCGCGCTTGGGCGACACGAGCCAAGTCCGTCTCAGAGTTTCGAGTCTCGTTGCGAATCTGCTGCTCAAGCGCATCGAGCTCCGTGCGGCTCTGCACAGCCGTCCTCCGCATCTCCTGGTGCTGtcgctccgccttctccacgaGTGCTTTATAATCGGTGAGGTCCTTTTTGCACTGCTCCCTTTCGTTGTTCagccgcgcacacgcctcctCGAAGTCGGCGATCTTCGAGTCGCCGACCAGCTTCACCTCCATCTCGAGCGAACTCTCCAGCTTGTGAAtcacaagcagcagctgctgccgggTCTCCGCGCGCTGCTTTGCCTCTTGTGCCTGCTGGCCTTCCAGGGATAGCAGGTTGGGGATTCCCACCCTCTTCTGGAAGTCGGCAAACACCTGCCCCTCGACCCGCGAGATCGACTTGGACAGCTCTAGCAGCTCTCTATGGATCACCTGCAACTCAGTTGCGtagctgctgtgccgcgtcGTGAAATCGGCTCCGCGGCTTTCAAgtttctccagctcctcagTCAGTCGCTGCGTCTTGGCGTCGTTGGCGATCTGCTCAGTGTGCACTACGGCGACGCGCTTTTCCGCGAACGCGCGCCGCGCCTC
This DNA window, taken from Leishmania panamensis strain MHOM/PA/94/PSC-1 chromosome 34 sequence, encodes the following:
- a CDS encoding hypothetical protein (TriTrypDB/GeneDB-style sysID: LpmP.34.3340), whose translation is MNSYRLEVAVKRVSGLNPLIASASSMIAVEVRFLNFPPIMIHPQGYAVGDTVTYNVCHKADFRMCSEQAAANFPAMCQCQLVSVNEGAVAGGARWSCPCLLVPQPGAAAQLSLRTYANYVISNAAGGAVGYADMSCRVLLQDPPSTAPVPISMPAPQASVTPLPVAAPPASALEPSRGTSADQGKPYIVRVVVGESDRHRRPSQATRWDGVQDTSRGHEVTVTRASASDRGQPSRCVSANTAEKGSLLHLLQYDVAYQLQSLSETVAAALHREHDVLTRTPLKGPDKSDALSTSRLTKSIDHHVASIVKVANIVLQVVNQLVDNSPATPRIGASRVVKDMARQMRNPVNKLPLPAEDSIGHYLQYDVLYQLQCLGTNLSYMTVAYRAVLDTPLSSIPVQHVAYCDELGHEIQHLTKQISILVQSCVDGTLSTAALSAAPRPVVQKKDQKQRKANSRSAPQAAAAHLGAHKLSGAAKSFSSTSYSSFSNSRGTSTSSLSSSCLSSSLNRPATPASQPRAPTIVAAPTNPLPAGQSSLAATPTPSAPAQPLPPPPSYATPAATTPRKQTSPSPPTPPPPYTVAAPPAEQTAMSLPTPVGSQMWLSPFNPMDSLGEPTALSQANPLVPRVSHINQANNFQLSTAAPPRDSLHPGSQSTTVYGMTASAFTPQPVLATGGPPALSPQHLSLVPPPLAAPTPLTPPSAAPSPPPMATSKLATPPPIQPQPPVPLTIPIPVPIPP
- a CDS encoding hypothetical protein (TriTrypDB/GeneDB-style sysID: LpmP.34.3350), whose product is MMHFSGVVRRQMRPYYNLPSKSEHGRRMTGFLTPYRHWMWKQNELWRNVHEAQFEHLRKVYKRQWLESFRVNADEYIYKYNITKSAQLAQWEHEMQAQERKRRESQQLAQGRQALKKKHLDLLREFHERQFFYWYERASERLQYMARINYISQASIQEHIERELDKYTVGSKAPYPLNFAGQMPMLEDRDGNIAQVPANLMTNHATENPDGGATIYEPPEGTAVAEEKLLQMMASAQEEELRIRPEDGDAWSESMTDMDRSESARFDSRKVARSMEETDEEREVSRRAYIDRGKTGSKAIFRRPRFDGDGATSPSAGGTTPMKRRKSKTDRMHALQEQQDAAVAKATAKALKDEGSTAGATKRGEVAENRGRLRDRMITPSLETLQQSPEMMAQNKPGGRVRTHHLMEKVYGIGKFKKGGGGDEDA
- a CDS encoding hypothetical protein (TriTrypDB/GeneDB-style sysID: LpmP.34.3360), coding for MGEKQSKGYWQEDEDAPTCNGCGCVFSTTLRRHHCRNCGYVLCGGCSRHRAAIPMRGITEPERVCDACYLALRNSSVIGSSLSRGNPEPIVNPSETPNRPAAWTAGGTTCGPSADLRASDAASLAAAAQSSSAAPELSEEQREAEAFYHNPYGGAAGGQGNSDTTGAADARQETINPEALEKKRLIQRWNTVRQATVYVDILVQQSERVEPDTAVEYSRETEALILEPELPINQLGTRMLPLPRPTTDSARYLVELVTTIGVTGTMLERAAADLTRRLVTRIPARADSRESPDRFVGY